One Frankia alni ACN14a DNA window includes the following coding sequences:
- the glgX gene encoding glycogen debranching protein GlgX gives MSQVWPGSPYPLGATYDGSGTNFALFSEIADRVQLCLFDDAGKEDQVDLKEVDAFVWHAYLPAVGPGQRYGYRVHGPYDPAHGARCNPHKLLLDPYAKAVDGEVAWDQAVFPYTFGDPDSVNDADSGPHMMKSVVISPFFDWNGDRPPRTPYNESVFYEAHVRGLTKNHPGLPEEYRGTYAGVAHPLMIDHYRKLGVTAIELLPVHQFVHDEHLVSKNLRNYWGYNSIAFLAPHNGYSASGGHGRQVQEFKGMVKNLHEAGIEVILDVVYNHTAEGNHMGPMLCFRGIDNAAYYRLVDDDPHYYMDYTGTGNSLRVRHPHVLQLIMDSLRYWVTDMHVDGFRFDLAATLAREFYDVDRLSSFFDLVQQDPVVSQVKLIAEPWDLGEGGYQVGNFPPLWTEWNGKYRDTVRDFWRGQDHGIAEFASRLTGSSDLYENNGRRPWASINFITAHDGFTLRDLVSYNEKHNEANGEDNRDGSDDNRSWNCGVEGPTDDPDVLSLRTAQTRNLLTTLLLSQGVPMLVAGDEMGRTQHGNNNAYCQDNPISWLDWADAERNADLVEFVGLLARLRKDHPIFRRRRFFKGLSLRGQGTAARGAAGDDPAASDDPAKKDIAWLRPDGTEMSDVDWESGTARTLGVYLNGDGIPDPDALGQPISDDSFLLYFNAHFEPVAFRVPAPSFGATWETVIDTRKSTAEIDATLEVIPLAHTALDPTDVGKVVKAGDPIEIDARSTVVLRRVD, from the coding sequence ATGTCGCAGGTATGGCCGGGCAGCCCTTATCCCCTGGGCGCCACATATGACGGGTCGGGGACGAATTTCGCGCTCTTCTCGGAGATCGCCGACCGGGTCCAGCTCTGCCTGTTCGACGACGCCGGCAAGGAGGACCAGGTCGATCTCAAGGAGGTCGACGCCTTCGTCTGGCACGCCTACCTGCCGGCGGTCGGGCCGGGGCAGCGCTACGGCTACCGGGTCCACGGGCCCTACGACCCCGCCCACGGCGCCCGGTGCAACCCGCACAAGCTGCTGCTCGACCCGTACGCCAAGGCCGTCGACGGCGAGGTCGCCTGGGACCAGGCGGTCTTCCCGTACACCTTCGGCGACCCGGACAGCGTCAACGACGCCGACTCCGGCCCGCACATGATGAAGTCGGTCGTGATCAGCCCGTTCTTCGACTGGAACGGCGACCGTCCGCCGCGCACGCCCTACAACGAGTCGGTGTTCTACGAGGCGCACGTCCGCGGGCTCACCAAGAACCATCCCGGGCTGCCCGAGGAGTACCGCGGCACCTACGCCGGCGTCGCCCACCCGCTGATGATCGACCACTACCGCAAGCTCGGCGTCACCGCGATCGAGCTGCTGCCCGTGCACCAGTTCGTCCACGACGAGCACCTGGTCAGCAAGAACCTGCGCAACTACTGGGGCTACAACTCGATCGCCTTCCTCGCCCCGCACAACGGCTACTCCGCCTCCGGCGGCCACGGCCGGCAGGTGCAGGAGTTCAAGGGCATGGTCAAGAACCTGCACGAGGCCGGGATCGAGGTGATCCTCGACGTCGTCTACAACCACACCGCCGAGGGCAACCACATGGGGCCGATGCTGTGCTTCCGCGGCATCGACAACGCGGCCTACTACCGCCTCGTGGACGACGACCCCCACTACTACATGGACTACACGGGCACCGGCAACAGCCTGCGGGTGCGCCACCCCCACGTCCTGCAGCTGATCATGGACTCGCTGCGGTACTGGGTGACCGACATGCACGTCGACGGCTTCCGCTTCGACCTGGCCGCCACGCTGGCCCGGGAGTTCTACGACGTCGACCGGCTGTCGTCGTTCTTCGACCTGGTCCAGCAGGACCCGGTCGTCTCCCAGGTCAAGCTGATCGCCGAGCCGTGGGACCTCGGCGAGGGCGGCTACCAGGTCGGGAACTTCCCCCCGCTGTGGACGGAGTGGAACGGCAAGTACCGCGACACCGTCCGTGACTTCTGGCGCGGCCAGGACCACGGCATCGCCGAGTTCGCCTCCCGCCTCACCGGGTCCAGCGACCTGTACGAGAACAACGGGCGGCGTCCCTGGGCGTCGATCAACTTCATCACCGCCCACGACGGGTTCACGCTGCGCGACCTCGTCTCGTACAACGAGAAGCACAACGAGGCCAACGGCGAGGACAACCGGGACGGATCCGACGACAACCGGTCGTGGAACTGCGGAGTCGAGGGGCCGACGGACGACCCGGACGTATTGTCCCTGCGGACCGCGCAAACCCGTAACCTGCTCACGACGCTACTGCTGTCCCAGGGGGTGCCGATGCTGGTCGCCGGAGACGAGATGGGGCGCACCCAACACGGCAACAACAACGCCTACTGCCAGGACAACCCGATCTCCTGGCTGGACTGGGCGGATGCCGAGCGCAACGCGGACCTGGTCGAGTTCGTCGGCCTGCTGGCCAGGCTCCGCAAGGATCACCCGATCTTCCGCCGACGCCGGTTCTTCAAGGGGCTCTCCCTGCGCGGGCAGGGCACCGCGGCCCGCGGCGCCGCGGGCGACGACCCGGCCGCGAGCGACGACCCGGCCAAGAAGGACATCGCCTGGCTGCGGCCCGACGGCACCGAGATGTCCGACGTCGACTGGGAGTCCGGCACGGCCCGCACCCTGGGCGTCTACCTCAACGGCGACGGCATCCCCGACCCGGACGCGCTCGGCCAGCCGATCTCCGACGACTCCTTCCTGCTGTACTTCAACGCCCACTTCGAGCCGGTCGCCTTCCGCGTGCCGGCACCGAGCTTCGGCGCGACCTGGGAGACGGTCATCGACACCCGCAAGTCCACCGCGGAGATCGACGCCACTCTGGAGGTCATCCCCCTGGCCCACACCGCCCTGGATCCCACCGACGTGGGCAAGGTGGTCAAGGCCGGCGACCCGATCGAGATCGACGCCCGTTCGACGGTCGTGCTGCGCCGTGTCGACTGA
- the treY gene encoding malto-oligosyltrehalose synthase, whose amino-acid sequence MVPTSTYRLQLNLDFSLTDAAVIVPYLAALGVSHLYLSPVLEAAPGSTHGYDVVEHGQINPELGGTGGLRRLTAACRKAGLGIVVDVVPNHMSVTPAAANAAWWSVLREGPDSPYATWFDIDWAAPDNPGRVLVPILGAGLADCLAAGEISVEQDTEGAWVVVYYDHVLPTAPGTADPDDVAATLDAQYYRLCWWRVAASELNYRRFFDITTLAGLRQEEPDVFAATHRLLIEQVRAGTFEGLRIDHPDGLADPEGYLRRLADASGGVWTVVEKILENDEDLPETWACDGTTGYEGIARLTRLFLDPVAGHPLAALYQEITRADPDYEAEARAAKLDVLAGVLQPEVDRLTALALGEAREARADLTRTGLREALCEVLAAFDVYRAYIRPDGTPSLEARGHVVRACEQARSYLPGRSTEVDLIEDLALSGPPEFVTRFQQTCGPVMAKGIEDTAFYRYSRLIALNEVGGDPARFPAFTTGHPRSAVTEFHEANLTVQRNWPLTMTTLSTHDTKRSEDVRARLAVLSEDPRGWAEVAGRLVRLGERHRDTEQGWPDRSTAYFLLQTLVGAWPLSTERATQYMVKAVREAKVYTSWTDQDPAYEAALTNYIESVLEDEEFLAVLTGYVATLVELGRQNSLAQKLLQLTVPGVPDVYQGQELWDLSLVDPDNRRPVNYGDRTKLLAELGAEPGADTGGPRRPPLLDDSGAAKLLVVARTLRTRREHPEWFGDRATYRPLWASGSAAENVVAFARSESVVTVVPRLVLGLRRGGGWRDTTIPLPEGRWTDVLTGRKHDGGTAYVLRLLRDFPVSLLVRS is encoded by the coding sequence GTGGTCCCGACCTCGACCTACCGGCTGCAGCTCAATCTGGACTTCTCCCTCACCGACGCGGCCGTGATCGTCCCCTACCTGGCGGCGCTCGGCGTGTCGCACCTGTACCTGTCGCCGGTGCTGGAGGCCGCCCCCGGCTCGACGCACGGCTACGACGTCGTCGAGCACGGCCAGATCAACCCCGAGCTCGGTGGGACGGGCGGCCTGCGCCGGCTGACCGCCGCCTGCCGCAAGGCCGGCCTCGGGATCGTCGTCGACGTCGTCCCGAACCACATGTCCGTCACCCCGGCGGCGGCGAACGCGGCCTGGTGGTCGGTGCTGCGGGAGGGCCCCGACTCCCCCTACGCGACCTGGTTCGACATCGACTGGGCCGCCCCCGACAACCCGGGCCGGGTGCTCGTGCCGATCCTCGGCGCCGGCCTCGCGGACTGCCTGGCCGCCGGGGAGATCTCCGTCGAACAGGACACCGAGGGCGCGTGGGTCGTCGTCTACTACGACCACGTGCTGCCGACCGCGCCCGGCACCGCCGACCCCGACGACGTCGCCGCGACCCTCGACGCCCAGTACTACCGGCTGTGCTGGTGGCGGGTCGCCGCGAGCGAGCTGAACTACCGCCGCTTCTTCGACATCACCACCCTCGCCGGGCTGCGCCAGGAGGAACCCGACGTCTTCGCCGCCACCCATCGGCTGCTCATCGAGCAGGTTCGGGCGGGCACGTTCGAGGGGCTGCGCATCGATCATCCGGACGGCCTGGCCGACCCGGAGGGCTACCTGCGGCGGCTGGCCGACGCCTCCGGCGGGGTGTGGACCGTCGTCGAGAAGATCCTGGAGAACGACGAGGACCTGCCGGAGACCTGGGCCTGCGACGGCACCACCGGCTACGAGGGCATCGCCCGGCTGACCCGGCTGTTCCTCGACCCCGTCGCCGGGCATCCCCTCGCCGCGCTCTACCAGGAGATCACCCGCGCCGATCCGGACTACGAGGCCGAGGCCCGGGCCGCGAAGCTCGACGTGCTCGCCGGCGTGCTGCAGCCCGAGGTCGACCGGCTGACCGCGCTCGCCCTCGGCGAGGCCCGGGAGGCCCGCGCGGACCTCACCCGCACCGGCCTGCGCGAGGCGCTGTGCGAGGTGCTGGCCGCCTTCGACGTCTACCGGGCCTACATCCGCCCGGACGGCACCCCGAGCCTGGAGGCACGCGGCCACGTGGTGCGCGCCTGCGAGCAGGCCCGCTCGTACCTGCCCGGCCGCTCCACCGAGGTCGACCTGATCGAGGACCTGGCCCTCAGCGGCCCGCCCGAGTTCGTCACGCGCTTCCAGCAGACCTGCGGCCCGGTGATGGCCAAGGGCATCGAGGACACGGCGTTCTACCGCTACTCCCGGCTCATCGCCCTCAACGAGGTCGGCGGCGACCCGGCGCGCTTCCCGGCGTTCACCACCGGGCATCCGCGCAGCGCCGTCACCGAGTTCCACGAGGCGAACCTGACCGTGCAGCGCAACTGGCCGCTGACGATGACCACCCTGTCCACGCACGACACGAAGCGCTCCGAGGACGTCCGCGCCCGCCTCGCCGTCCTGTCGGAGGACCCCCGCGGCTGGGCGGAGGTCGCCGGCCGGCTGGTCCGCCTCGGCGAGCGCCACCGCGACACCGAGCAGGGCTGGCCGGACCGGTCCACCGCCTACTTCCTGCTGCAGACCCTCGTCGGCGCCTGGCCGCTGTCCACCGAGCGGGCGACCCAGTACATGGTCAAGGCCGTCCGCGAGGCGAAGGTCTACACGAGCTGGACCGACCAGGACCCCGCCTACGAGGCGGCGCTGACGAACTACATCGAGTCGGTGCTGGAGGACGAGGAGTTCCTCGCCGTGCTCACCGGCTACGTCGCCACCCTCGTCGAGCTCGGCCGGCAGAACTCGCTGGCCCAGAAGCTGCTCCAGCTCACCGTCCCCGGCGTGCCGGACGTGTACCAGGGTCAGGAGCTGTGGGACCTGTCCCTGGTCGACCCGGACAACCGCCGCCCGGTCAACTACGGCGACCGCACGAAGCTGCTCGCCGAGCTCGGCGCCGAGCCGGGCGCGGACACCGGCGGGCCACGCCGCCCGCCGCTGCTCGACGACTCCGGCGCCGCGAAGCTGCTCGTCGTCGCCCGGACGCTGCGGACCCGCCGCGAGCACCCCGAGTGGTTCGGCGACCGGGCCACCTACCGGCCGCTGTGGGCGTCCGGCTCGGCCGCGGAGAACGTGGTCGCCTTCGCCCGCTCCGAGTCGGTGGTCACCGTGGTGCCGCGCCTGGTCCTCGGCCTGCGCCGCGGCGGCGGCTGGCGCGACACGACCATCCCCCTGCCCGAGGGCCGCTGGACCGACGTCCTGACCGGCCGCAAGCACGACGGCGGCACCGCCTACGTCCTGCGCCTCCTACGCGACTTCCCCGTCAGCCTCCTCGTCCGCTCCTGA
- a CDS encoding NfeD family protein produces the protein MADWAIWVVVAGALLVGELLTLDLTLVMFSLAALVGAAVAVLGVDVAWQIVGFVVAAGGFGLGLRPVARRHLQRGPELRTGTEALLGEQALVVEQVSGDGGRVKIKGEVWSARSYPTTTVLEVGSQAHVLRIDGATAIVHRFEI, from the coding sequence ATGGCCGACTGGGCGATCTGGGTCGTCGTCGCCGGCGCCCTGCTCGTCGGCGAGCTGCTCACGCTGGATCTGACGCTGGTGATGTTCTCGCTGGCGGCGCTGGTGGGCGCCGCCGTCGCGGTGCTGGGCGTCGATGTGGCCTGGCAGATCGTCGGGTTCGTCGTGGCGGCCGGTGGCTTCGGCCTCGGGCTGCGCCCGGTGGCCCGCCGGCACCTGCAGCGCGGCCCCGAACTGCGCACCGGCACGGAGGCGCTCCTGGGGGAGCAGGCCCTGGTGGTGGAACAGGTCAGCGGCGACGGCGGCCGGGTCAAGATCAAGGGGGAGGTCTGGTCGGCCCGGTCGTACCCGACCACGACCGTGCTGGAGGTCGGCAGCCAGGCGCACGTCCTGCGCATCGACGGAGCGACCGCCATCGTGCATCGATTCGAGATCTGA